From the genome of Phreatobacter cathodiphilus, one region includes:
- a CDS encoding Lrp/AsnC family transcriptional regulator, with product MTSSPLVLDSTDKALLRLVQQDAGLSMEQLAEKVNLSRNACWRRLKRLEDEGVIRARVVLADAAKLNLELTVFIAVRTSRHDADWAARFHAAVQDIPELLGVYRTAGEIDYILHARVPNVAAYDRLYRKLTARIEMQDVSASFVMEEIKEVTALPLDFV from the coding sequence ATGACATCCTCACCGCTCGTGCTCGATTCCACCGACAAGGCGCTGCTGCGGCTGGTGCAACAGGACGCCGGCCTCTCCATGGAGCAACTCGCCGAGAAGGTGAACCTGTCGCGCAACGCCTGCTGGCGGCGGCTGAAGCGGCTCGAGGACGAGGGCGTCATCCGCGCCCGCGTCGTCCTCGCCGACGCCGCCAAGCTCAACCTCGAGCTCACCGTCTTCATCGCCGTGCGCACCAGCCGCCACGACGCCGACTGGGCGGCGCGCTTCCATGCCGCCGTGCAGGACATTCCCGAGCTCCTCGGCGTCTACCGCACCGCCGGAGAGATCGACTACATCCTGCACGCCCGCGTGCCCAACGTCGCGGCCTACGATCGTCTCTACAGGAAGCTCACCGCCCGCATCGAGATGCAGGACGTCTCGGCGAGCTTCGTCATGGAGGAGATCAAGGAGGTCACGGCCCTGCCGCTCGACTTCGTTTGA
- a CDS encoding asparaginase — protein MSDPILVEVLRGDSVECVHRGAAVVSDAAGRIVFSLGDIDRAIYPRSAIKALQALPLVESGAADRFGFGNAELALACSSHSGEERHVATAAGMLARAGLGEADLECGAHWPSGAAATHALARSGGKPSALHNNCSGKHSGFLCFACSQDIDTRGYVGIDHKVQRFVAEAVGEVTGHRLDADTAVGTDGCSIPTFAVPLTKLAQGFAKLATGEGVGPERAKAFVRLRAACAAEPFLVAGSGRFCTDVMELLGQRVFVKTGAEGVFCAALPDQGLGIALKCVDGAPRASEVMMATLIAKLLPMNEAEAAKFRRFVTPVMKNWNGITVGGLRPTFS, from the coding sequence CTGAGCGATCCCATCCTCGTCGAAGTCCTGCGCGGCGACAGCGTCGAATGCGTCCACCGCGGCGCCGCCGTCGTCTCGGATGCCGCCGGCCGGATCGTCTTCTCCCTCGGCGACATCGACCGCGCCATCTATCCGCGCTCGGCCATCAAGGCGCTGCAGGCGCTGCCGCTGGTGGAGAGCGGGGCCGCCGATCGCTTCGGTTTCGGCAATGCCGAACTGGCGCTCGCCTGCTCGTCCCACTCCGGCGAGGAGCGCCACGTGGCGACGGCCGCCGGCATGCTGGCCAGGGCCGGGCTCGGCGAGGCCGATCTGGAATGCGGGGCGCACTGGCCCTCGGGAGCGGCGGCGACCCACGCCCTCGCCCGCTCCGGCGGCAAGCCCTCCGCCCTGCACAACAACTGCTCGGGCAAGCATTCCGGCTTCCTGTGCTTCGCCTGCTCGCAGGACATCGACACCCGTGGCTATGTCGGCATCGATCACAAGGTGCAGCGCTTCGTCGCCGAGGCGGTGGGCGAGGTCACCGGCCACAGGCTCGACGCCGATACGGCGGTGGGCACCGACGGCTGCTCGATTCCGACCTTCGCCGTGCCGCTGACCAAGCTCGCCCAGGGCTTCGCCAAACTCGCCACCGGCGAGGGGGTCGGGCCGGAGCGGGCCAAGGCCTTCGTGCGGCTGCGCGCCGCCTGCGCCGCCGAGCCCTTCTTGGTGGCGGGCTCCGGCCGGTTCTGCACCGACGTGATGGAGCTTCTCGGCCAGCGTGTCTTCGTCAAGACGGGCGCCGAGGGCGTGTTCTGCGCGGCACTGCCCGACCAAGGCCTCGGAATCGCGCTGAAATGCGTCGACGGTGCCCCGCGCGCCAGCGAGGTCATGATGGCCACGCTCATCGCGAAACTTCTGCCCATGAACGAGGCGGAGGCTGCCAAATTCCGCCGCTTCGTCACGCCCGTCATGAAGAACTGGAACGGGATCACGGTGGGCGGACTGCGTCCGACCTTCTCCTAA
- a CDS encoding ABC transporter ATP-binding protein, translated as MSTASTTILETRGIAAAYGHAQVLFGVDVTLRAGEVVALMGRNGAGKSTTLKAIMGVVPSQAGTVTFEGQDVTGWQPYRIARLGLGYVPEDRRIFTDLTVYENLEVGRKSAAGSPGKEPWSLDRLFAIFPNLAEMKGRRASAMSGGEQQMLTIARTLMGNPHAVLLDEPSEGLAPVIVEQMADAVLAMKAQGIAVLLSEQNLYFASAVSDRAYVIEKGAIRYEGTTEDLEANDEIREAYLSV; from the coding sequence ATGTCGACGGCCTCCACCACCATCTTGGAGACGCGCGGCATCGCCGCCGCCTATGGCCATGCGCAGGTGCTGTTCGGCGTCGACGTGACGCTGCGCGCCGGCGAGGTCGTGGCGCTGATGGGCCGCAACGGCGCGGGCAAGTCGACGACGCTGAAGGCGATCATGGGCGTCGTGCCGTCGCAGGCCGGCACCGTCACCTTCGAGGGCCAGGACGTCACCGGCTGGCAGCCCTACCGCATCGCCCGGCTCGGCCTCGGCTATGTGCCCGAGGACCGGCGCATCTTCACCGATCTCACCGTGTACGAGAACCTCGAGGTCGGCCGGAAGTCGGCGGCAGGCAGCCCCGGCAAGGAGCCCTGGTCGCTGGACAGGCTCTTCGCCATCTTCCCCAACCTCGCGGAGATGAAGGGCCGCCGCGCCTCGGCCATGTCGGGCGGCGAACAGCAGATGCTGACCATAGCCCGCACGCTGATGGGCAACCCGCACGCCGTGCTGCTGGACGAGCCGTCGGAGGGCCTCGCCCCCGTCATCGTCGAGCAGATGGCCGATGCCGTGCTCGCCATGAAGGCACAGGGCATCGCGGTGCTGCTCTCCGAGCAGAACCTCTACTTCGCCTCCGCCGTGTCGGACCGCGCCTATGTCATCGAGAAGGGCGCCATTCGCTACGAGGGGACGACGGAGGACCTCGAGGCCAACGACGAGATCAGGGAAGCCTATCTCAGCGTGTGA
- a CDS encoding DUF6356 family protein, with protein MIERAKTAFLAHPRSVNESYFEHMGVALRYSGTFAFCAFCAFVHAFFPFLFEKTASTIVKKMVANMNARMDAPQGQVTPGAQAAE; from the coding sequence ATGATCGAACGTGCCAAGACCGCCTTCCTCGCCCATCCCCGCTCGGTCAACGAGAGCTATTTCGAGCATATGGGCGTGGCGCTGCGCTATTCCGGCACCTTCGCCTTCTGCGCCTTCTGCGCCTTCGTGCACGCCTTCTTCCCCTTCCTGTTCGAGAAGACGGCCTCGACCATCGTCAAGAAGATGGTCGCCAACATGAATGCCCGCATGGACGCGCCGCAGGGCCAGGTGACGCCGGGCGCCCAGGCGGCGGAATAA
- a CDS encoding ABC transporter ATP-binding protein, producing the protein MTTLLAVTGLEKRFGGVTAGKNVTFSLAAGEMLAIIGPNGAGKSTTFNMVGGQLKPDAGTIVLAGQDITGKPPREIWRLGVGRTFQIAQTFVSMSVVENVQMALISHHGQTRSVTGAATRLHREAAIGFLARVGMADMADRPVNELAYGDVKRVELAIALASEPKLLLMDEPTAGMAPKERTALMQLTADIARAHGIGVLFTEHDMDSVFGHADRILVLVRGEIIATGTPDEVRSNQRVKQVYLGEAGSQAALKARRQAAEVH; encoded by the coding sequence ATGACCACGCTGCTCGCCGTCACCGGCCTCGAGAAGCGCTTCGGCGGCGTCACCGCCGGCAAGAACGTCACCTTCAGCCTGGCGGCCGGCGAGATGCTCGCCATCATCGGGCCGAACGGCGCGGGCAAGTCGACCACCTTCAACATGGTCGGCGGTCAGCTGAAGCCCGATGCCGGCACCATCGTGCTGGCGGGGCAGGACATCACCGGCAAGCCGCCGCGCGAGATCTGGCGCCTCGGCGTCGGACGCACCTTCCAGATCGCCCAGACCTTCGTGTCGATGAGCGTGGTGGAGAACGTGCAGATGGCGCTGATCTCCCACCACGGGCAGACCCGCTCGGTCACCGGCGCCGCCACGCGCCTCCACCGCGAGGCCGCCATCGGCTTCCTCGCCCGCGTCGGCATGGCCGACATGGCGGACCGGCCGGTGAACGAGCTCGCCTATGGCGACGTGAAGCGGGTCGAGCTCGCCATCGCGCTCGCCTCGGAACCCAAGCTCCTCCTCATGGACGAGCCGACCGCCGGCATGGCGCCGAAGGAGCGCACCGCTCTGATGCAGCTCACCGCCGACATCGCCCGCGCCCACGGCATCGGCGTGCTCTTCACCGAGCACGACATGGACTCGGTCTTCGGTCACGCCGACCGCATCCTCGTGCTGGTGCGCGGCGAGATCATCGCCACGGGGACGCCGGACGAGGTGCGGTCGAACCAGCGGGTGAAGCAGGTCTATCTCGGCGAGGCCGGATCGCAGGCGGCCCTCAAGGCACGCCGGCAGGCGGCGGAGGTGCACTGA
- a CDS encoding ABC transporter permease, whose product MDLSFLVIQALSGLASASALFVIASGLTIVFGVTRIVNFAHGSFYMLGAYMAVTIVPWLLEFDRSPTLFFIGVLASATVVGILGVIMEVVLLRRIYRVPELFQLLATFGVVLIVQDVVLKIWGPVDITGPRAPGMRHGIEILGQRFPAYEMFLIFVGPTVLGALLLIMHKTRFGVLIRAATQDREMVGALGVNQAMLFTGTLFLGAFLAGLGGALQIPRLPANTGMDLSIITEAFVVTVIGGMGSVPGAFIAALIIKMLEAFGILIFPKITLVLVFLLMAVVLVVKPWGLMGKPEVASGRAVLPEGILNLKGFSRTETVVWIALTIALLLIPIVGDTYKVKVGIEIMVFALAAFSLNLLIGNGGIVSFGHAAYFGVGAYAAGLLVTGPMKAPMELALVAAPIAGGLAAALFGYFIVRLSGIYLAMLTLAFAQITYAICFQWVEVTGGDNGVVGVWPSRWAASREVYFYVVAVLALASIVALRHLFYTPFGYTLRAARDSANRADAIGIDVKTHRWLAFIVAGAAAGLAGGLYSFSKGSIDPTMISIAMSIDFLMMILTGGIQTVMGPLVGTAVFHSVKDFFMPLTDFWRFFLGVSIIAIVLVFPKGVVGAIEGLRERMGRGAAAPVVAKEAA is encoded by the coding sequence ATGGATCTCTCCTTCCTCGTCATCCAGGCCCTGTCGGGATTGGCCAGCGCCTCGGCGCTGTTCGTCATCGCCTCGGGACTGACCATCGTCTTCGGCGTGACGCGGATCGTGAACTTCGCCCACGGCTCGTTCTACATGCTCGGCGCCTATATGGCGGTGACCATCGTGCCCTGGCTTTTGGAGTTCGACCGCTCGCCGACGCTGTTCTTCATCGGCGTCCTCGCCTCGGCGACGGTGGTGGGCATTCTCGGCGTCATCATGGAGGTGGTGCTGCTGCGCCGCATCTACCGGGTGCCGGAGCTGTTCCAACTGCTCGCCACCTTCGGCGTCGTGCTCATCGTCCAGGACGTGGTGCTGAAGATCTGGGGTCCCGTCGACATCACCGGCCCGCGCGCGCCGGGCATGCGCCACGGCATCGAGATCCTCGGCCAGCGTTTCCCCGCCTATGAGATGTTCCTCATCTTCGTCGGGCCGACGGTGCTCGGGGCCCTGCTCCTCATCATGCACAAGACGCGTTTCGGCGTGCTCATCCGCGCCGCCACGCAGGACCGCGAGATGGTCGGCGCACTCGGCGTCAACCAGGCCATGCTGTTCACCGGCACGCTGTTTCTCGGCGCCTTCCTCGCCGGCCTCGGCGGCGCGCTGCAGATCCCGCGCCTGCCGGCCAATACGGGCATGGACCTCTCCATCATCACCGAGGCCTTCGTCGTCACCGTCATCGGCGGCATGGGCTCGGTGCCCGGTGCCTTCATCGCCGCGCTGATCATCAAGATGCTGGAGGCCTTCGGCATCCTCATCTTCCCGAAGATCACGCTCGTCCTCGTCTTCCTGCTCATGGCGGTTGTGCTGGTGGTCAAGCCCTGGGGCCTGATGGGCAAGCCGGAGGTCGCCTCGGGCCGCGCCGTGCTCCCCGAGGGCATTCTCAACCTCAAGGGCTTCTCGCGCACCGAAACCGTCGTCTGGATCGCGCTCACCATCGCGCTCCTGCTGATCCCCATCGTCGGCGACACCTACAAGGTGAAGGTCGGCATCGAGATCATGGTCTTCGCGCTCGCCGCTTTCTCGCTCAACCTCCTGATCGGCAACGGCGGCATCGTCTCCTTCGGCCATGCCGCCTATTTCGGCGTCGGCGCCTATGCGGCGGGCCTCCTCGTCACCGGGCCGATGAAGGCGCCGATGGAGCTGGCGCTGGTCGCGGCTCCCATCGCCGGCGGCCTCGCCGCCGCGCTGTTCGGCTATTTCATCGTGCGCCTCTCTGGCATCTACCTCGCCATGCTGACGCTGGCCTTCGCCCAGATCACCTATGCGATCTGCTTCCAGTGGGTGGAGGTGACGGGCGGCGACAACGGCGTCGTCGGCGTCTGGCCGTCGCGCTGGGCGGCCTCGCGCGAGGTCTATTTCTACGTCGTCGCGGTGCTGGCGCTCGCCTCCATCGTGGCGCTGCGGCATCTCTTCTACACGCCCTTCGGCTACACGCTGCGCGCCGCCCGCGACAGCGCCAACCGGGCGGATGCCATCGGCATCGACGTGAAGACGCATCGCTGGCTCGCCTTCATCGTCGCGGGCGCCGCGGCGGGCCTCGCCGGCGGCCTCTATTCCTTCTCCAAGGGCTCGATCGACCCGACGATGATCTCCATCGCCATGTCCATCGACTTCCTGATGATGATCCTCACCGGCGGCATCCAGACGGTGATGGGGCCGCTCGTCGGTACCGCCGTCTTCCACTCGGTGAAGGACTTCTTCATGCCGCTCACCGACTTCTGGCGCTTCTTCCTCGGCGTCTCGATCATCGCCATCGTGCTGGTCTTCCCGAAGGGCGTCGTCGGCGCCATCGAGGGCCTGCGCGAGCGGATGGGGCGTGGCGCGGCCGCGCCGGTCGTCGCGAAGGAGGCCGCGTGA
- a CDS encoding ABC transporter substrate-binding protein, whose product MSKLDLSRRTVVGGLAATGVALTTGTGSAQGAPVKVGELNSYSRMAAFAVPYRNGMQLAVEQINAAGGLAGLGGRPLEIVFRDDGSTPGDAVRVAEELMTRENVSFIAGAFLSNVGLALADFANQKKVLYLATEPLTDALTMGSGNPYTFRVRPGTYMQTKMLVDAAKGKGVKRWAVVAPNYEYGQSAVAAFKRLMGAAVPGFEVVAEQFPALGRVDAGATVGALAQSRPDGIFNVLFGADLTAFVREGNTRGLFERRTVVSLLTGEPEYLLPLGDETPDGWIVTGYPPEQVETHGHQAFVTAYKAKFNDTPRLGSVLGYVVPFMIRDMFNKAKSTETAAMIEAFKGLTTQTICGPVTMRGIDQQSTLGAWVGETTLKGKLPTMKNFRYVDGADVMFPEAEVRAARKI is encoded by the coding sequence ATGTCGAAGCTCGATCTGTCGCGCCGCACCGTCGTCGGGGGCCTCGCGGCCACCGGTGTCGCCCTGACCACCGGAACCGGCTCCGCCCAGGGCGCCCCGGTGAAGGTCGGCGAGCTCAATTCCTACAGCCGCATGGCCGCCTTCGCCGTTCCCTATCGCAACGGCATGCAGCTCGCCGTCGAGCAGATCAACGCCGCCGGCGGCCTGGCGGGCCTCGGCGGTCGCCCGCTTGAGATCGTCTTCCGCGACGACGGCTCGACGCCGGGCGATGCGGTGCGCGTCGCCGAAGAGCTGATGACCCGCGAGAACGTCTCGTTCATCGCCGGCGCCTTCCTGTCGAACGTCGGCCTCGCCCTCGCCGACTTCGCCAACCAGAAGAAGGTGCTCTACCTCGCCACCGAGCCGCTCACCGACGCGCTCACCATGGGCAGCGGCAATCCCTATACGTTCCGCGTCCGCCCCGGCACCTACATGCAGACCAAGATGCTGGTCGACGCCGCCAAGGGGAAGGGCGTGAAGCGCTGGGCCGTGGTGGCGCCCAACTACGAATACGGCCAGTCGGCCGTCGCCGCCTTCAAGCGCCTGATGGGCGCGGCGGTTCCGGGCTTCGAGGTGGTCGCCGAGCAGTTCCCGGCGCTCGGCCGCGTCGACGCCGGCGCCACCGTCGGCGCCCTGGCCCAGAGCCGCCCCGACGGCATCTTCAACGTGCTGTTCGGCGCCGACCTCACCGCCTTCGTGCGCGAGGGCAACACCCGCGGCCTGTTCGAGCGCCGCACGGTGGTCAGCCTCCTCACCGGCGAGCCGGAATATCTCCTGCCCCTCGGCGACGAGACGCCGGACGGCTGGATCGTCACCGGCTATCCGCCGGAGCAGGTGGAGACCCATGGCCACCAGGCCTTCGTCACCGCCTACAAGGCGAAGTTCAACGACACGCCGCGCCTCGGTTCGGTGCTCGGCTACGTCGTGCCCTTCATGATCCGCGACATGTTCAACAAGGCGAAGTCGACCGAGACGGCGGCGATGATCGAGGCCTTCAAGGGCCTGACGACGCAGACCATCTGCGGTCCCGTCACCATGCGCGGCATCGACCAGCAGTCGACGCTCGGCGCCTGGGTCGGCGAGACGACGCTGAAGGGCAAGCTGCCGACGATGAAGAACTTCCGCTACGTCGACGGCGCCGACGTCATGTTCCCCGAGGCCGAGGTCCGCGCCGCGCGCAAGATCTGA
- a CDS encoding hydantoinase/oxoprolinase family protein gives MRRVAGIDVGGTFTDLLLTEQEGTSVTVKLAKVPTSIANQAVGVVKAIEAAGVGPADLDLIIHGTTATTNAVLERKVAKVGLITTEGFRDILELGRRTRPRAYGMTGTFEPLIERPFRREVAERMNALGEVVTPLDEAAVRREAEALAAAGCEAIVVHFLHSYANPEHELRAGEIVRSVWPNGYVTLGHELLSEYREYERGTTASVNAAVQPILDRYVQRLQADLSAKGFSRDLLVMNGNGGTVPATLVAREAAKTVMSGPASGVMAAAATLAQSGLTNAITYDMGGTSTDVALIHGGVPEVSAELTIDYGLPIHLPMVDVRTVGAGGGSIASVNAAGMLQVGPHSAGSEPGPICYGRGGTRPTITDANLILGRLDPDRLTAVQGKVSLADIRSVFERDLAQPLGMSVEEAAAAVIRLGNVHMSGAIRMVSLSRGYDPRDFVLFAFGGAGPLHAVALARELGIPEVLVPARPGLTNALGCLVADLRQDRVNTVNRPLDQVDMGEVKRLMTAQRDSALAVVEEEKAEIEETLVIHGADMQFRGQTHLIRVPLASPDVTREEIQAAFEAAYFHRFQVRLPEIRAVLVNLVTSVIGRRRAFPLSALLDPAARAADVAGAVIGERQVHADGRWWDAKVYSRDALPIGAVVTGPAVIQQIDATTVIEPGAVATVDAIGNLRVKV, from the coding sequence TTGAGGCGCGTTGCCGGCATCGACGTTGGAGGCACCTTCACCGACCTGCTCCTGACCGAGCAGGAGGGGACGAGCGTGACCGTGAAGCTCGCCAAGGTGCCGACCAGCATCGCCAACCAGGCGGTGGGCGTGGTGAAGGCCATCGAGGCGGCGGGGGTCGGCCCGGCCGACCTCGACCTCATCATTCACGGCACCACGGCCACCACCAATGCGGTGCTGGAGCGCAAGGTCGCCAAGGTCGGCCTCATCACCACCGAGGGCTTCCGCGACATTCTCGAACTCGGGCGCCGCACCCGCCCGCGCGCCTATGGCATGACCGGCACCTTCGAGCCGCTGATCGAGCGGCCCTTTCGCCGCGAGGTGGCCGAGCGCATGAATGCGCTGGGAGAGGTCGTCACCCCTCTCGACGAAGCCGCCGTCAGGCGCGAGGCGGAGGCGCTGGCCGCCGCCGGCTGCGAGGCCATCGTCGTCCATTTCCTGCATTCCTACGCCAATCCGGAGCATGAGCTGCGCGCCGGCGAGATCGTCCGCAGCGTCTGGCCGAACGGCTATGTCACCCTCGGCCACGAACTCCTGTCGGAATATCGCGAGTACGAGCGCGGCACGACGGCGAGCGTGAACGCCGCCGTGCAGCCAATCCTCGACCGCTATGTGCAGCGGCTGCAGGCCGACCTCTCCGCCAAGGGCTTTTCCCGCGACCTTCTCGTCATGAACGGCAACGGCGGCACGGTGCCGGCGACGCTGGTGGCGCGCGAGGCGGCGAAGACGGTGATGTCCGGCCCCGCCTCGGGCGTCATGGCGGCGGCGGCGACGCTCGCCCAGTCCGGGCTCACCAACGCCATCACCTACGACATGGGCGGCACCTCCACCGACGTGGCGCTGATCCATGGCGGCGTGCCGGAGGTCTCGGCGGAGCTGACCATCGATTACGGCCTGCCGATCCACCTGCCCATGGTGGACGTGCGGACGGTCGGTGCCGGCGGCGGCTCCATCGCCTCGGTGAACGCGGCGGGGATGCTGCAGGTCGGCCCGCATTCGGCCGGCTCGGAGCCCGGGCCGATCTGCTATGGGCGCGGCGGCACGCGGCCGACCATCACCGACGCCAACCTCATCCTCGGCCGCCTCGACCCCGACCGGCTCACCGCGGTGCAGGGCAAGGTGTCGCTCGCCGACATCCGCTCTGTCTTCGAGCGGGATCTGGCCCAGCCGCTGGGCATGAGCGTCGAGGAGGCGGCAGCCGCCGTCATCCGCCTCGGCAACGTCCATATGTCCGGTGCCATCCGCATGGTGTCGCTGTCACGGGGCTACGACCCCCGCGACTTCGTGCTCTTCGCCTTCGGCGGCGCAGGCCCCCTCCATGCCGTGGCGCTCGCCCGCGAACTCGGAATTCCCGAGGTGCTGGTGCCGGCGCGCCCCGGTCTCACCAATGCGCTGGGATGCCTCGTCGCGGACCTGCGCCAGGACCGCGTCAACACCGTGAACAGGCCGCTCGACCAGGTCGACATGGGCGAGGTCAAGCGGCTGATGACGGCGCAACGCGACAGCGCCCTCGCCGTGGTCGAGGAGGAGAAGGCGGAGATCGAGGAGACGCTGGTCATCCACGGCGCCGACATGCAGTTCCGCGGCCAGACCCATCTCATCCGCGTGCCGCTCGCCTCGCCCGACGTGACGCGCGAGGAGATCCAGGCGGCCTTCGAGGCGGCCTATTTCCACCGCTTCCAGGTGCGGCTGCCGGAGATCCGCGCCGTGCTGGTCAATCTCGTGACCTCGGTCATCGGCCGGCGGCGCGCCTTCCCGCTCTCCGCCCTGCTCGATCCCGCCGCGCGGGCGGCGGACGTCGCGGGCGCCGTCATCGGCGAGCGGCAGGTCCATGCCGACGGACGCTGGTGGGACGCCAAGGTCTATTCGCGCGACGCGCTGCCCATCGGCGCCGTGGTCACCGGCCCGGCCGTCATCCAGCAGATCGACGCCACGACGGTGATCGAGCCGGGTGCCGTCGCGACGGTGGATGCCATCGGGAACCTCAGGGTGAAGGTATGA
- a CDS encoding hydantoinase B/oxoprolinase family protein — protein MTLHTPTVIDALTLAVIQAGLQQVCNEMDIAFSRSAFSPVIAEADDRADGIYDRDTGALISQGEFGLPVFVGTMQHSTGHIIRLIGEGKAGKPEPGDIYIVNDPYLGGTHLMDVRFAKPVFVDGALFCWLQNTGHWPDIGGMVPGGFSAHATEVEQEGLRLPPVKLFKRGAMDQEIFAIISSNIRIADQRIGDIKAQAAALLVGETRLMDLVAKYGTATLDEAIRQIRARSAERMRAEIRAIPDGVYRSESFVDSDGVVNEPLRIALTVTKAGETMTFDFSESSPPCQGPMNSVFATTCSSVYLGVKHIFPDVPINSGAFEPLTVLKPEGTFLDAQYPRPVSGCAAEVSQRIAEAVFLALVQAIPDKVTAAPAGTSGNFALGGFDPAKKAGYVMYQITGGGYGGNAAHDGLTNGCSTIGISKTAPVEVMEQYYPVLFRRFALREGSGGAGKARGGFGVHYEVELLRGEARASFVMDHGRFGPPGVLGGKDGAPNVVKIHRGTETTIPEHLSKDQGLRIRAGDRVEVMTPGGGGYGDPAKRDPAAVARDVARGYYTAAEAETLWGRRG, from the coding sequence ATGACCCTCCACACCCCCACCGTCATCGACGCCCTCACCCTCGCGGTCATCCAGGCCGGCCTGCAGCAGGTCTGCAACGAGATGGACATCGCCTTCTCGCGCTCGGCCTTCTCGCCCGTCATCGCGGAAGCCGACGACCGCGCCGACGGCATCTACGACCGCGACACCGGCGCGCTGATTTCGCAGGGCGAATTCGGCCTGCCGGTCTTCGTCGGCACGATGCAGCACTCGACCGGCCACATCATCCGCCTGATCGGCGAGGGCAAGGCGGGCAAGCCGGAGCCCGGCGACATCTACATCGTCAACGACCCCTATCTCGGCGGCACGCACCTCATGGACGTGCGCTTCGCCAAGCCGGTCTTCGTCGACGGCGCGCTGTTCTGCTGGCTGCAGAACACCGGCCACTGGCCGGACATCGGCGGCATGGTGCCGGGCGGCTTCTCGGCCCATGCCACCGAGGTCGAGCAGGAGGGCCTCCGCCTGCCGCCGGTGAAGCTGTTCAAGCGCGGCGCGATGGACCAGGAGATCTTCGCGATCATCTCCTCCAACATCCGCATCGCCGACCAGCGCATCGGCGACATCAAGGCCCAGGCGGCGGCGCTGCTGGTGGGCGAAACCCGACTGATGGACCTCGTGGCGAAATACGGAACCGCGACTCTGGACGAGGCGATCCGCCAGATCCGCGCCCGCTCGGCCGAGCGGATGCGGGCGGAGATCCGGGCCATTCCCGACGGCGTCTACCGCTCGGAAAGCTTCGTCGATTCCGACGGCGTCGTGAACGAGCCGCTGCGGATCGCCCTCACCGTCACCAAGGCCGGCGAGACGATGACCTTCGATTTCTCCGAGTCGTCCCCGCCCTGCCAGGGGCCGATGAACTCGGTCTTCGCCACCACCTGCTCCTCGGTCTATCTCGGCGTGAAGCACATCTTCCCGGACGTGCCGATCAATTCCGGCGCCTTCGAGCCGCTGACCGTCCTCAAACCCGAAGGCACTTTCCTCGACGCGCAATATCCGCGCCCCGTCTCGGGCTGCGCGGCGGAGGTGTCGCAGCGCATTGCCGAGGCGGTGTTCCTCGCCCTCGTCCAGGCCATTCCCGACAAGGTGACGGCGGCGCCGGCGGGGACCTCCGGCAATTTCGCCCTGGGCGGCTTCGACCCGGCGAAAAAGGCCGGCTATGTCATGTACCAGATCACCGGCGGCGGCTATGGCGGCAACGCCGCCCATGACGGCCTGACCAACGGCTGCTCGACCATCGGCATCTCCAAGACCGCGCCGGTGGAGGTGATGGAGCAGTATTATCCCGTGCTGTTCCGCCGCTTCGCCCTGCGCGAGGGCTCGGGCGGCGCCGGCAAGGCGCGCGGCGGCTTCGGCGTGCACTACGAGGTGGAGCTGCTGCGCGGCGAGGCGCGCGCCTCCTTCGTCATGGACCACGGCCGCTTCGGCCCGCCGGGCGTGCTCGGCGGCAAGGACGGCGCGCCGAACGTCGTGAAGATCCACCGCGGGACCGAGACGACCATTCCCGAGCACCTGTCCAAGGACCAGGGCTTGCGCATCCGCGCCGGCGACCGGGTCGAGGTGATGACGCCCGGCGGCGGCGGCTACGGCGACCCGGCGAAGCGCGATCCCGCCGCCGTCGCCCGCGACGTGGCGCGTGGCTACTACACCGCGGCCGAGGCCGAGACCCTGTGGGGACGGAGGGGCTGA